The sequence AGACTAGGGTATAAGATGGATTTTTATGATAAATTTCTAGCTTATATCAATAGTTTGGTTAGTGATGGTAAAGGGGTGATATTTTGCGGTGATGTAAATACCGCTCATAAAGAAATTGATCTAAAAAATCCAAAGGCAAATGCTAAAACTAGTGGATTTTTACCAGTTGAGAGAGCGTGGATAGATAGGGTTATAAAAGCTGGATTTATAGATAGTTTTAGGTTTATAAATGGCGATGTAAAAGATGCGTATTCGTGGTGGAGTTATAAATTTAATGCACGTGCTAAAAATGTCGGCTGGAGGATTGATTATTTTTTTGTCTCGCAAGGGTTAAAAGATAGATTAAAAGATGCTTTTATATTAAGTGATATCGAGGGTAGTGATCACGCTCCAGTTGGGATTGATATTGATTTGTAGGAGAATTTTATGAGTTTAGTTTTGGTTATAGATATTCAAGAGAGATTAACTTCAGCGATGAGTGACGCAGAAGAGTTAGTAGCAAATTCGTTAAAGTTTTTACAAATTGCTAAAGAGCTTGGAATAAAAATCATTGCAACTGAGCAATATCCAAAAGGACTTGGAAATACTATAGATAGTTTAGATTGTTTTATAGATGAAAAATTTCAAAAGATGGAATTTAGCGCTTATAATGCTATAAAAGATCAATTAACAATGGTAAATAATATCTATATAATTGGCATTGAAGC is a genomic window of Campylobacter devanensis containing:
- a CDS encoding exodeoxyribonuclease III translates to MRLISWNVNGLRAVVNKDGFSWLGEYRPDFLALQEIKASEDKIPAEIYNLGFENISVNSAKRAGYSGVMSLSNLKTQNLKSQFFDDDEGRVLEHRFDNIHLFNIYFPNGQQGDERLGYKMDFYDKFLAYINSLVSDGKGVIFCGDVNTAHKEIDLKNPKANAKTSGFLPVERAWIDRVIKAGFIDSFRFINGDVKDAYSWWSYKFNARAKNVGWRIDYFFVSQGLKDRLKDAFILSDIEGSDHAPVGIDIDL
- a CDS encoding isochorismatase family protein, translated to MSLVLVIDIQERLTSAMSDAEELVANSLKFLQIAKELGIKIIATEQYPKGLGNTIDSLDCFIDEKFQKMEFSAYNAIKDQLTMVNNIYIIGIEAHICVYQTALDLIKNGHNVTLIDECISSRDPKNKSLAYANLKNISVKPLEMVAFELLKSAEHSSFKAISKLIK